In Dasypus novemcinctus isolate mDasNov1 chromosome 10, mDasNov1.1.hap2, whole genome shotgun sequence, one DNA window encodes the following:
- the LOC131272909 gene encoding olfactory receptor 51F2-like, with the protein MPTFQNTTTSSIIFLLTGIPGLEAFHTWISIPFCFLYITALSGNSLILFAIVNQPSLHKPMYYFLSMLSTTDLGLSLSTLATMLRIFWFNAREISFNACLFQMFFIELFTVMESSVLLAMAFDRFVAISNPLRNATILTDSKIAQIGVAVVIRGTLILTPTTALLKRLSYCCSHVLHHSYCFHPDVMKLSCTDTRINSAIGLTALITSAGVDSIFIVLSYILIIKTVLSIASPEERKKAFSTCISHIGAVAIFYIPLISLSFVHRYGKQAPIYVHTLIANMYLLIPPAMNPIIYRVKTKQIRRAMIKLFQAKET; encoded by the coding sequence ATGCCAACTTTCCAGAataccacaacctcctccatcattttcTTGTTAACTGGTATTCCTGGGCTGGAAGCCTTCCACACTTGGATCTCCATTCCCTTCTGCTTTCTTTATATAACTGCCCTCTCAGGAAACAGCCTGATTCTCTTTGCCATTGTCAATCAACCCAGCCTCCACAAACCCATGTATTATTTTCTCTCCATGCTCTCCACCACTGACCTTGGCTTGTCCTTATCCACGCTGGCCACGATGTTGCGTATATTCTGGTTCAATGCCAGGGAGATCAGCTTTAATGCCTGCTTGTTTCAGATGTTCTTCATTGAATTATTCACCGTCATGGAATCGTCAGTGCTGCTGGCCATGGCCTTTGATCGTTTTGTGGCCATCTCTAATCCTCTTAGGAATGCCACCATCTTAACTGACTCCAAAATAGCCCAGATTGGGGTGGCAGTTGTCATCAGGGGGACACTAATACTGACACCAACGACTGCACTTCTTAAACGACTGTCCTACTGCTGCAGCCATGTACTCCACCACTCCTACTGCTTCCACCCTGATGTGATGAAGTTGTCGTGCACAGATACCAGGATCAATAGTGCCATTGGGTTGACTGCCCTGATCACCTCTGCTGGGGTGGATTCAATCTTCATTGTCCTTTCTTACATTTTGATCATTAAGACTGTCCTCAGTATCGCATCTccggaagagagaaagaaagccttcAGCACATGTATTTCCCATATCGGGGCTGTGGCTATATTCTATATTCCGTTGATCAGTTTGTCCTTTGTCCACAGATATGGGAAACAAGCCCCAATCTATGTACATACTCTGATTGCTAACATGTACCTGCTGATCCCTCCTGCAATGAACCCCATCATCTATAGAGTGAAGACCAAGCAGATACGTAGAGCTATGATAAAACTTTTCCAAGCCAAAGAGACATAG